The Sphingomonas sp. KR3-1 genome contains a region encoding:
- a CDS encoding cation diffusion facilitator family transporter, giving the protein MAAHPDHNHSHHGHGHHGHSHAPADFGRAFAIGTALNLGFVLVEGAAGFATHSMALLADAGHNLSDVLGLLIAWGGAELAKRPASRRFTYGLRGSSILAALTNAVLLFVAVGAILLEAIQRLSAPRDVPGVTVMLVAGAGIVINLSTALLFARGRDGDVNIRGAYLHMAADAAVSAGVVIGGGLILFTGATWIDPVISLLIVGVILWSSWGLFTESLTMALQAVPKGIDAEAVEAALAGLPGVARVHDLHIWPMSTTEAALTAHLVMPGGHPGDAFLAQLQHRLAHDFRIDHTTLQIELGDGAECRMHGNGHAHD; this is encoded by the coding sequence ATGGCCGCGCATCCCGACCATAATCACAGCCACCACGGCCACGGCCATCACGGGCACAGCCATGCGCCCGCGGATTTCGGCCGCGCCTTTGCGATCGGCACCGCGCTCAACCTGGGCTTCGTCCTGGTCGAGGGCGCGGCGGGGTTCGCCACGCATTCGATGGCGCTGCTGGCGGACGCCGGACACAATCTTTCCGACGTGCTCGGCCTGCTGATCGCCTGGGGCGGCGCCGAGCTCGCCAAGCGCCCCGCCTCGCGCCGCTTCACCTATGGCCTGCGCGGCTCCTCGATCCTGGCGGCGCTCACCAATGCGGTGCTGCTGTTCGTCGCGGTGGGCGCGATCCTGCTCGAGGCGATCCAGCGCCTCTCCGCTCCGCGCGACGTGCCCGGGGTGACGGTGATGCTGGTCGCCGGCGCCGGCATCGTGATCAACCTGTCGACCGCCCTGCTCTTCGCCCGGGGGCGCGACGGCGACGTCAACATCCGCGGCGCCTATCTCCACATGGCGGCGGACGCGGCGGTATCCGCCGGCGTCGTTATCGGCGGCGGCCTGATCCTGTTCACCGGTGCGACCTGGATCGACCCGGTGATCAGCCTGCTCATCGTCGGCGTGATCCTGTGGAGCAGCTGGGGCCTGTTCACCGAATCGCTCACCATGGCGCTGCAGGCCGTGCCCAAGGGGATCGACGCCGAAGCCGTGGAGGCCGCGCTGGCCGGGTTGCCCGGCGTCGCGCGCGTCCACGACCTCCATATCTGGCCGATGAGCACCACCGAGGCAGCGCTCACCGCGCATCTCGTCATGCCCGGCGGCCACCCTGGCGACGCGTTCCTTGCGCAACTGCAACATCGGCTGGCGCACGACTTCCGGATCGATCATACGACGCTCCAGATCGAACTCGGGGATGGGGCGGAATGTCGCATGCATGGGAATGGACACGCGCATGACTGA
- a CDS encoding HAD hydrolase-like protein, whose protein sequence is MTDAAPIRLVIFDFDGTLSDSGDWFLSVVDELARKFRFRTVQPGEVEMLRHKSSREVIEFLGISTWKLPLIARHLRGLVGRNAHQIELFPGTPDLLERLAATGVKIALVTSNAEANARKILGPAHAARIDLYACGSSLFGKAPKFRRVLKKMGLKPHEVLAIGDETRDIDAAREVGMRAGSVLWGYAAEELLAAMQPDAMFRTPQDILDYVAAHR, encoded by the coding sequence ATGACTGATGCGGCGCCCATTCGGCTGGTGATCTTCGATTTCGACGGGACGCTCTCCGACAGCGGCGACTGGTTCCTCTCGGTCGTCGACGAGCTGGCACGCAAGTTCCGCTTCCGCACGGTGCAGCCGGGCGAAGTCGAGATGCTGCGCCACAAGAGTTCGCGCGAAGTGATCGAGTTCCTCGGCATCTCGACGTGGAAGCTGCCGCTGATCGCGCGCCACCTGCGCGGGCTGGTCGGCCGCAACGCCCACCAGATCGAGCTGTTTCCGGGCACGCCCGACCTGCTCGAGCGGCTGGCCGCGACGGGCGTGAAGATCGCCCTGGTCACCTCCAATGCAGAGGCCAATGCCCGCAAGATCCTGGGGCCCGCGCATGCCGCGCGGATCGACCTATATGCCTGCGGCTCGTCGCTGTTCGGCAAGGCGCCCAAGTTCCGCCGCGTGCTCAAGAAGATGGGGCTGAAGCCGCACGAGGTGCTGGCGATCGGCGACGAGACGCGCGACATCGACGCGGCGCGCGAAGTGGGGATGCGCGCCGGATCGGTGCTGTGGGGCTATGCCGCCGAGGAGCTGCTCGCCGCGATGCAGCCCGACGCGATGTTCCGCACGCCGCAGGACATCCTCGATTATGTCGCGGCGCATCGTTGA